The genomic segment GCGTCAAGCCCTCCGAGCTGCGTGAGCTCTCCGAGGAGGAGCTGGTCACGAAGTTGCGCGAGGCTAAGGCGGAGCTGTTCAACCTCCGCGTGCAGGCCGCAACCGGGCAGCTGGACAACAACCGGCGGCTGCAGGTCATCCGTCGGGAGATCGCCCGGATCTACACGATCATGCGTGAGCGTGAGCTGGGTCTCTCGGC from the Micromonospora sp. WMMA1947 genome contains:
- the rpmC gene encoding 50S ribosomal protein L29, which produces MAAGVKPSELRELSEEELVTKLREAKAELFNLRVQAATGQLDNNRRLQVIRREIARIYTIMRERELGLSAAPTEVTAS